One part of the Nostoc sp. PCC 7120 = FACHB-418 genome encodes these proteins:
- a CDS encoding glycoside hydrolase 100 family protein, giving the protein MKTPPINQKSLRETESWKLLESSIIYYEGNPIGTVAAQDPELAALNYDQCFLRDFVPSAFVFLMDGQTDIVRNFLIETLTLQSHEKEMDCFQPGAGLMPASFKVESDGSKEYLVADFGEKAIARVPPVDSCMWWILLLRAYEKATGDLTLAREPKFQAGIKLILDLCLAHRFSMYPTMLVPDGAFMIDRRMGVYEHPLEIQVLFYAALRAARELLLPDGDGEQYLNKVHGRLGALQYHIRNYYWVDLKRLREIYRYKGNEFGKEIANKFNIFSQSIPDWVIEWLPEKGGYLAGNLGPGRMDFRFFALGNLMAILAGLASEEESQRIMNLFAHRWEDLIGYMPVKICYPALQGLEWQIVTGCDPKNIPWSYHNGGNWPVLLWLFTAAALKTGKVELAHEAIAIAEGRLSNDKFPEYYDGNNGRLIGKEARIYQTWSIAGLLVAKQFLANPDHVEFISFPDTFIGPGCSL; this is encoded by the coding sequence ATGAAAACCCCTCCAATTAATCAGAAGTCTCTTCGAGAAACAGAAAGTTGGAAACTTCTAGAAAGTTCCATTATTTATTATGAGGGCAACCCCATAGGTACTGTAGCTGCTCAAGATCCAGAATTAGCTGCGCTCAATTATGACCAGTGTTTCCTGCGTGATTTTGTCCCTTCTGCCTTTGTGTTTCTGATGGATGGGCAAACAGATATTGTTCGTAACTTCTTAATAGAAACACTGACATTACAAAGCCATGAAAAGGAGATGGACTGCTTTCAACCTGGTGCAGGGTTGATGCCTGCGAGTTTTAAAGTAGAATCCGATGGTAGTAAAGAATATCTAGTTGCTGATTTTGGTGAAAAAGCGATCGCCCGTGTTCCACCAGTTGACTCTTGTATGTGGTGGATTCTCCTGCTGCGTGCTTATGAAAAGGCTACAGGTGACTTGACTTTGGCCCGTGAGCCAAAATTTCAAGCAGGAATCAAGTTAATTTTGGATCTGTGCTTGGCACATCGGTTTTCCATGTACCCCACCATGTTGGTTCCCGATGGCGCATTTATGATTGATCGCCGCATGGGAGTATATGAACACCCCCTGGAAATTCAGGTATTATTTTATGCTGCACTTAGGGCAGCCCGTGAATTACTATTGCCAGATGGTGATGGTGAACAGTATCTCAATAAAGTTCATGGGCGCTTAGGTGCTTTGCAATATCATATCCGTAACTATTACTGGGTAGATCTGAAGCGATTAAGAGAGATTTATCGTTACAAGGGTAATGAATTTGGCAAAGAAATCGCTAACAAATTTAATATTTTCTCCCAATCAATTCCTGATTGGGTGATTGAGTGGCTACCCGAAAAAGGTGGATACTTGGCAGGGAATTTGGGGCCGGGAAGGATGGATTTTCGCTTTTTTGCTTTGGGAAACCTGATGGCAATTTTAGCAGGGTTAGCCAGCGAGGAAGAATCTCAACGCATCATGAACTTATTTGCTCATCGTTGGGAAGACCTGATTGGATATATGCCGGTGAAAATTTGCTATCCTGCTTTGCAAGGTTTAGAGTGGCAGATTGTGACGGGATGTGACCCCAAAAATATTCCTTGGTCTTATCACAATGGCGGAAACTGGCCAGTTTTGCTGTGGTTATTTACGGCTGCGGCACTGAAAACAGGTAAGGTAGAACTTGCCCATGAAGCGATCGCTATTGCTGAAGGTCGTTTAAGTAACGATAAATTTCCCGAATACTACGATGGTAACAACGGTCGTCTCATCGGTAAAGAAGCCAGAATTTATCAAACTTGGAGTATTGCAGGATTGCTGGTAGCCAAGCAATTCTTAGCTAATCCAGATCATGTAGAATTCATTAGTTTTCCTGATACTTTTATCGGCCCTGGTT